A DNA window from Fusarium fujikuroi IMI 58289 draft genome, chromosome FFUJ_chr11 contains the following coding sequences:
- a CDS encoding related to Alpha-N-acetylgalactosaminidase precursor: MKSIPSILVVAAIPSLASGQSFQSTPIMGWNSYNQVSCSPTNKTITTAIEALSSRGFVNAGYKFFQIDCGWASRDAQRDPTTGALKIDSDAFPDGLKPLSDLARSKGMKWTMYSDAGVRMCDPQYPSPVLGSLGHEAVDAAFFKSLNTEYLKYDNCYADSASNNAPKDPRTDFVTRFGTMWSELQKVGIPGMLICQWGVPYSSSSGLEGPAEWTQNVSTSFRLSDDIAEGWGNVYRISNQAIHIAHRGLSGPGHIADADLLEVGNSGMTFDEQATHFALWAMLKSALMISTNITALSDQTVAVLQNKDLISINQDAAVKPVSLVQRWTSDRDLWAGPLANGDVAVLYVDQSNSARTLSLQLSNLGYQSADIKDLWTGKTTTGASSFSKQVNGHGSVALRLSNIKKLSSTANYKYTSVSTGSLSSGAKTASCSGCTSSTKVGNVGGSANGQVVLSNISTSKATQNVLFDYINGDVGFSFTGSTNDRLASIKVNGGTAQIVSFPLTGYNWDKDVYKGYAVELSGFNTSGPNTITISGVNSGWAPDFDRLAVVA; the protein is encoded by the exons ATGAAGTCCATCCCTTCAATCCTGGTGGTTGCCGCCATACCTTCCCTGGCCTCCGGTCAATCTTTCCAGTCTACCCCGATTATGGGCTGGAACTCATATAATCAGGTTTCGTGCAGCCCCACCAACAAAACCATCACCACAGCTATTGAGGCTCTCTCCAGCCGTGGTTTCGTCAATGCTGGCTACAAATTCTTCCAGATCGATTGTGGCTGGGCCTCGCGAGATGCGCAGCGTGACCCTACCACGGGTGCGTTGAAGATTGATTCCGATGCCTTCCCGGATGGACTTAAGCCTTTGAGCGACTTGGCCAGGTCCAAGGGAATGAAGTGGACTATGTATTCAGACGCCGGTGTGCGTATGTGTGATCCCCAGTACCCATCACCTGTGCTTGGATCATTGGGTCACGAAGCCGTCGATGCCGCATTTTTCAAGTCGCTGAACACAGAATATTTGAAAT ATGACAACTGCTACGCTGATAGCGCCAGCAACAATGCCCCCAAGGATCCACGAACTGACTTTGTCACTCGTTTCGGCACAATGTGGAGCGAGTTGCAGAAGGTTGGGATTCCTGGAATGCTCATTTGCCAGTGGGGCGTTCCATATTCCTCATCCAGTGGCCTCGAAGGTCCCGCGGAATGGACTCAGAACGTATCCACCTCTTTCCGCCTCTCAGACGATATAGCCGAAGGCTGGGGCAATGTGTATCGCATCTCCAACCAAGCCATCCACATCGCACATAGGGGCCTCTCAGGTCCTGGCCACATCGCCGATGCTGATCTTCTCGAGGTTGGTAACTCTGGCATGACATTTGACGAACAGGCAACCCATTTCGCTCTATGGGCCATGCTCAAATCTGCTCTTATGATTTCCACGAATATCACGGCGCTGTCGGACCAGACCGTGGCTGTTCTTCAGAACAAGGATTTGATCTCAATCAACCAGGACGCAGCCGTTAAGCCCGTCAGCTTGGTGCAGCGATGGACCAGTGACCGAGACTTGTGGGCGGGACCGCTTGCCAACGGGGATGTTGCAGTTCTCTATGTCGATCAGAGCAATAGTGCTCGAACCCTCAGCCTCCAGCTCTCTAACCTCGGCTACCAGTCAGCCGACATCAAGGATCTGTGGACGGGCAAAACTACCACTGgagcttcttccttttccaaGCAAGTCAACGGGCATGGCTCGGTCGCCTTACGTCtctcaaacatcaagaaACTCAGTAGCACCGCCAATTACAAGTACACTTCTGTATCTACTGGGTCATTGTCTTCAGGGGCTAAGACTGCCTCTTGTTCTGGTTGCACCTCCTCAACCAAGGTCGGAAATGTTGGTGGCAGCGCCAACGGTCAGGTTGTCCTCTCGAACATCAGCACGTCAAAGGCCACTCAAAACGTTCTATTTGATTACATCAATGGCGATGTAGGTTTCAGCTTCACCGGTAGTACCAACGACCGCTTGGCTTCTATCAAGGTCAATGGCGGCACTGCGCAGATTGTGAGCTTTCCACTGACAGGTTACAACTGGGACAAGGATGTTTACAAGGGCTACGCCGTGGAGCTTTCTGGCTTCAATACGAGTGGACCGAATACCATTACCATTTCGGGCGTCAATAGTGGTTGGGCACCTGATTTTGACAGACTGGCCGTCGTTGCCTAA